Below is a window of Tolypothrix bouteillei VB521301 DNA.
TAGCCACTATGTTATAGAAGGGACACTCGCCTACCTTTCTCCAGAGCAAACAGGGCGAATGAACCGTTTGCTCGATTACCGCACCGATTTATACTCCCTTGGTGTGACGTTCTACGAACTGCTAACCGGACATCTGCCGTTTCAAACAATGGATATGCTAGAACTAGTCCATTGTCATATTGCCAAACGACCCCCTTCACCTCATGAAATAAATACAAATATTCCCAAACCAGTGTCAGATATTATTTTGAAACTGATGGCGAAAAATGCAGAAGATCGCTATCAGAGTGCCTGGGGAATAAAAGCAGATTTAGATATCTGTGTTCAACAATTAGAAGAAATCGGTCAAATTTTTAGCCTTCATCTGGCGCGTCAAAATGTTTCGGGTCAGTTTCAAATTCCCCAAAAACTGTATGGGCGGAACAAGGAAGTTGCAATATTACTGGCGGCTTTTGTTCGCGTAGCATGTCCGGAGGACAATCGTGTAGCGTGTCCAGAAAACAATCGCATTTCTTCTTTACCAAACAATTTAGAAACGATTTCAGAAAGGGAAGCAACGGGCAATTCAAAATTCTCAGTTGAAATGATGCTTGTCTCTGGCTACGCCGGAATTGGTAAATCAGCATTAGTGCAGGAAATTTATAAACCGATTACCCAAAAACGTGGCTATTTTATCTCTGGGAAATTCGATCAATTCCAGCGCAATATACCTTACAGCGCGATCGCCGATGCTCTGCGAAAATTGGTGCAGCAAATACTGGGTGAACCAGAGAAACAAGTGCAACAATGGCGATCGTACCTGTTGACAGCATTGGGAAGTAACGGACAAATCATCATAGATGCGATCCCAGAAGTTGAGCTAATTATTGGTAAACAACCACCTGTACCGTCCGTTGGAGCAACTGAAGCTCGAAACCGCTTTAACCGAGTCTTTGGGCAGTTTGTGCGGGTGTTTTGTACCAAGGAACATCCACTTGCGATCTTCTTAGATGATTTGCAGTGGATAGACTCAGCAACCCTGAAGTTAATTGAGTTGATGCTGCTTGATGAGCAAACCCAATATTTATTTTTGATTGGAGCCTATCGAGATAATGAAGTCAATGCAACGCATCCACTAGTATTAATGTTAGAGAGACTGCGAAAACAAGGAGCAGTGCTTAAAGAAATTATCTTAGCACCCTTAACGCTAGAGGCATTAAGCCAGTTGATTGCTGAAACATTATATCAGGATGCTGAAACTGTTCGTTCCTTAGCTGAGTTGGTACTACGTAAAACTGAGGGTAATCCTTTCTTTATCAATGAATTTTTGAGAATGCTGTATAGCGAAAATTTATTGACTTTTGATACACAACACTTAAGTTGGCAATGGGATATTGCTCAGATTCAAGCTCAAAATATCACTGATAATGTTGTGGAGTTGATGCTCCTCAAGCTGAAGAAACTTCCAGAGGTGACACAGCAAATTCTCCGGTTAGCCGCTTGTGTTGGGGCTGAATTTGATTTGGAGACGTTATCGATTGTTTGTGAAAAAAGTCCTAAAGTGGTTTTCCAAGATTTACTAGCAGCCATACAAGTAGGACTAATTCAGCCCCTCTTAGAATTAGACGAGAACTTGCTAGTTCAAGATTATAAGTTTTTGCACGATCGCGTGCAGCAAGCCGCCTATGCCTTAATTGATGGCTCGCAACAACAGCTTGTGCGCTTACAAATCGGTCATAATCTCCTAGAAAAAACCTTACCAGAGCGGCTAACAGACAAATTGTTTGAAATTGTCGATCATCTGAATTATGGAATTGAGCTTGTCACCGATCGAGTAGAACGAGATGAAATTGCCAAGTTAAATTTAATGGCAGCTTACAAAGCAAAGGGGGCGATCGCCTACGATGTAGCTGCAAAATATCTGGACTCAGGAAGATTATGGCTGGCAGCTTCTAGTTGGCAAACCAACTATGACCTAACTTTAGAGTTATATCTAGAAACAACAGAAGTCGCGTACTTATGTGGCGAATTTGAGCGAGTAGAAGACTGGGTAGCGATCGTTATAAAAGAAGCAAAAACTATTCTTGACAGCGTGAAAGTTTACGAAGTCAAAATTCAGACCGACATTGCACAGAGCCAGCTATTAAAAGCAATCAATACTGCACTGTCAGTTTTGCAGCAACTGGGGATCGATTTTCCCGAAACACCCAGTCAGGGAGATATTCAGCTTGAACTAGACGCGATTGCATCTATTTTGAGTGAGAAACCGATCGAGGACTTGATCCATTTGCCCCAGATGACAGAGCCGAGCCAGTTAGCAGCGATGCGAATTCTATCAAAGATAGCGATTTCTGCCTATATTGCTGCCCCTAATTTGATGCCTTTACTGGTGTCTCAACAGGTCAAATTGTCCGTCCAGTACGGTAATGCGTTGGTATCTCCTTTTGCGTATGCCAACTTTGGATTAATTCTTTGTGCAATAGTCAAAGACATAGAGTCTGGCTACCAGTTTGGAAAGCTTGCTTTAGGGATGTTGTCACAGTCAAATTCTCATGGGCTTAAATCTAGGACTTTAAACATTGTAAATAACTTCATTATCCACTGGAAAGAACATGCAAGAGTCCTATTGAAGCCATTACTAGAAGGCTATCAAAGTGGGCTGGAAACTGGAGATTTAGAGTTTGCCGCTTATTGCGCTTATACTTACTGTTTTCAATCCTATGCCAATGGAAAAGAACTTGTAGAGGTTGAACGTGATATGGCAATCTATGGTAAAGCAATCCATCAAATCAAGCAAGAAACAGCACACACCTGGAATCGAATCTTTCGACAAGCTATCATCAACTTGATGGGATACTCAGTCAATCTAACTCGTCTCATTGGCACATCCTACAACGAGGAAAATGAACTGTCACAATATGAAGCAGCAAATGATGGAAGCAGTATATTTGCTGTATATTTCAACAAACTTTTTCTATGCTACCTATTTTATGAATATGCTCAAGCCGTTGAAAACGCAGTCCTAGCGGGAAGTTACTTGATCCGATTAACAGGCACAACCCTTGAGCCTTTGTACTATCTCTATGATTCTCTGGCAAGACTTGCAACTTATCTCGATAGCAGCGCTCAAGTGCAGGAGGAAATCCTGGAAATAGTTGTAATTAGCCAGAAGAAAATGCAGCAATTGGCATATTATGCACCAATGAATTATTTGCATAAATATCAATTGGTGCAAGCGGAGATGGCACGAGTTTTGGGCCAGTTACTTGAGGCAGAAGAGTTCTACGAACAAGCAATTGTTGGTGCAAGAGACAACGAGTATCTGCAAGAAGAAGCATTAGCATACGAGTTAGCTGCGAAATTTTACCTGTCTCGTGGTCGGGAAAAGTTTGGACAAACCTACATGAAAGAAGCTCATTACTGCTACCAACGCTGGGGAGCGACGGCGAAGGTGGAAGATTTAGAAAATCGTTATCCGCAACTATTTCCTCAATTGTCTGGTGGGGCTTACACGCCAATCGACACAACTTCTAGAAGCACTTCTAACACCTCACCTGTCGCTTTCGATTTAGTAACGGCGATCAAAGCATCTCAAGCAATTTCAAGTGAAATTGAACTCGATCGATTGCTTTGTTGCTTAATGAAGATATTAATCGAAAATGCTGGCGCACAAACAGGTTTTCTAATTTTAGAAAACTCAGGAAAATGGGTGATTGAAGCCTCTGGTGAACTCATAGAGGGTGAGAATGTTTATGCTACACAATTACTGCAATCTATCCCAACTGCAAATCATCTACCTGAATCAATTATTAATTATGTTATTCGCACTCATGAATGTGTCATTTTAAATGATGCTACCCGTGAAGGTAATTTTATTCATGAATCATATATTCAAGACAATCAAATTCCATCAATCTTATGTTTGCCTCTGCTGAATCAAGGTAAGCTAGTGGGCGTGTTGTATCTAGAAAATAAATTAGCGGTTGGAGCATTTACACCAGAGCGATCGCAAATTTTGCATCTACTCTCCACACAGGCAGCCATTGCGATCGAAAATGCCAAACTCTACTCACAGCTACGCACTAGCCAAAGCCAGATGGCTCAATTTCTAGAAGCAATTCCAGTGGGTGTTGCCGTCGTGGATACAGCAGGTCGCCCTTACTTCGTCAACCAACGGGCAACTCAGCTAACAGGCAAAGGGGTTGTGTGTTCTGTGACAGCCGATCAACTCGCCCAAACGTATCAAATTTATCTGGCGGGAACCGATCGACCTTATCCCACTGAAAAACTGCCAGCAGTCTTAGGTTTGCATGGCGAACGCAGCAGAATTGACGATATGGAGATTCAGCAAAACGGCAAAACGATTCCAATTGAAGTGTGGGGAACACCAGTTTTTGACGAACAGGGCAATGTGATTTATGCGATCGTAGCCTTTCAAGATATCACAGAGCGCAAACAAACAGAGCAATTGGTAGCTGATTACAACCGCACCTTAGAGCAACAAGTAATTGAACGAACTTTGCTTCTTTCTCAGGAGATTGAAGAGCGCCAACGAGTGGAAATTGCTTTGCGACATAGTGAAGAGCAATACAGGCTGACAATGGACTTCACCCACATTGGCAGTTGGAGCTGGAATATCATTGAAAATACAACAGATTGGAACGATAACCACGCTCGATTGCTGGGGTTAGTACCAGGTGAAGTTGAGAGTAGAACTCAAGCATGGCGCGATCGCGTTCATCCAGAAGACATTCATCGGGTTGAGCAAGTTGTTGAAGCATCTCTAGCAACCCATACCGATTGTGAAGTAGAATATCGAGTCATCCACCCAGATGGTAGTATTCACTGGTTGATTAGCAGAGGCCGAGGCATTTATAACTCAGCCGGACAACCTGTGCGAATGTTGGGTGTGATTCTTGATATTAGCGAACTGCACAACGCAGCACTGCGTGAACGCAAACTTGCCGAAGCCACGTCAATTCTGGAAGAACGCAACCGTATGGCGCGAGAAATCCACGACACTCTAGCACAAGCTTTTACTGGCATTCTACTGAATGTTGGAGCAGCGACACAAGTGCTAACAGATGATTTGGAAGCGACACAGGCACATCTTGAAATGGTGGAGGATCTGGCACAAACTGGGCTTGCCGAAGCACGTCGTTCTGTAGCAGCACTCCGCCCCCATCTCTTGGAATATGGCAACTTGCATAGCGCCTTATATCGTCTGGTGGCTCAGATGAGAGCTGTTGCCGATACATCTCTTATTTACGAAATTAAAGGCACAGCCTATCCAATGCCTGCCGAGGTTGAGAATAATTTACTACGGATTGGACAGGAAGCATTAACCAATGCCGTAAAATACGCTCATGCTTGCGAAGTTCGGGTTGAGTTAGTATATGAAAATACACAATGTATCTTGCGCGTTAAAGACAATGGACGGGGCTTCGGGGTTGGTAGTATTCCAAGAGTTGGCGGATTTGGATTGCTGGGAATGAGCGAGCGTGCAGAAAATATTGGAGCGCAACTGAGGATTGTGAGCCAACCTGGACAAGGAACAGAAATTGTTGTCATTGTAAATCGAGAGTGAAAATATCAAGAATGCACTGGTTACAAACGCAACGTAAATCGAATTTTAAGTAAATAGGGAGTAAACGATCGCACTCAAGCTGTGATTATTGCTGTTAAACAAGGGATTATCAATTTGTAAGTAAGTTTTACTAAAGTTGGACTCCAAATTCCAACTTTAGTTAGAGCCAACCATCCATCTTGAAATCGACTTATTTATCAATCGCTCAATTGAGCAAAAGTTTGAACTTTTAGCGGACGACAAATCAGAGTCAATTGCATATATTAGCTATATACAACCACTAATTACAGCAGATTCGGAGTTAATGAGGTACAGTACCTAATTCAAATTCCGACGTTTAAAAGCGACTCTGCAATTGTTGTACCTCACATACCTCAAAAGTGCTGTATGTAATATGTTTAGATTGAGATTCCAAAACCACATTACTGCCTTTCTAGTCGCCTTCTAATTTTCTTCTGAATGACTTAGACCTTTCCAAAAACTAGTTTTTAGCTCAGTTAGTAATCAAAGGGGAGTAGAAGCGGCACCAGGTTTGTTTGTGAATGGAATACGTTATATCAATCGCTGGAACCAGGAGCAGATTATCGCAGCTATTTTTCAAAGCCACAAATTAAGTAAATAACGATCGCCAAATGTTTTGTTCCCGTGGTAACGCCTGATAACATTGCCAAAGCTGTTATCTTTCTTGCATCAGATGGCGGTAACTTTGTAAACGATATCTCGCTATTTGTCGATAGCGAGATGGCACAGATTTGAACTTCACCTCTATACATTTAACAAATTATGGAGACTGTTAATCTGTTTTTAGACCCGATCGGCGCGATTTTAAAGACAAGATCGAGCCGGACTATTTCTACGAAGGGAAGTAGAGACCCCGCGCTGGTGCCAGCGACTCGTTGTTGATTCTAAAACTTATTAAAAAAGGAACAATCTAATGACACAATCTTTCTGGTTATTCGGTTCTTGCATGCGTATTCTTGCAGATGCTGCAACTACCGCAGGTCAGTACGACCTGGTTGAAGAATATATCCTTCCTGGCTCACAAACACCTCCCCATCTCCACACGCGCTATTCTCAACAAATGTACGTGTTAGAAGGAGAAGTCACGGTCTGGGCGGGTGATAAAAAGGTCGTGCTGAGTGCGGGTGAAAATCTCCTAATTCCAATTGGCACACCTCATATGGTTGCTGTCTTCGGCACTAAACCAGCTCGCAATTTAGTGATCAATGCACCAAGCGGTCCTGCTCGGTTGATTGAAGCAGTAGGTACGCAAAATGAAACGGAAACCCCAGATATGGAGTTACTTTTGAAAATTTCCGCCGAGCTTGGTGACGAAATTCTGGGTTCCCCCGGAGCCTTACCCTTCGCTGTTAAAGAAGCATAGCTAATTCATTGCAGACAACGTAAAGGAGAATTAGCATGGCTCATTATGACTAGATTGTGATTGGTGCAGGTTCGGCTGGCTGCGTCGTTGCTAATCGTCTAACAGAAAACAGTAACACAACCGTATTACTTCTCGAAGCGGGCAACCCCGATACAAAGCCGGAGATTTTCATTCCGTCAGAAGTCATGAGTTTACTTGGCTCCGAGGTGGACTGGGCATACTTTTCTGAACCAGAACCCTATCTCAACAATCGCAAAATGTTTTGTCCCCGTGGCAAAGTTCTAGGGGGTAGCAGTTCAATTAATTTCATGATGTATGTCCGAGGGAATCATCACGACTATGACCATTGGCATTCATTGGGGAATCCAGATTGAAGCTTACATCCGGGATAATTGCAGTACAGTGTATCATCCGGTCGGCACTTGCAAAATGGGTACAGACTCAATGGCGGTAGTAGACCCGGAATTACGAGTGCATGGAGTTGAGGGGTTAAGGGTTGTTGATGCATCGATCGTGCCAACGATCGCGACAGGAAATACGAATGCGCCTACCATCATGATTGGTGAGAAAGCAGCTGCTTTAATTAAAGCCAGTCGCATCTAACAAACTCTTCTTACAAAGAAAGGCAGCCTTGCTGGAGGCAGCTATGCTGAAGGGATTCTGTCTCCTGTCCTCTGAAATAAAAATGCGCGTTGTGGGAGTAGCGCCCACTAAAAAAAAGATGTTTTTCCAAGATGCGTAGCACGAGGAAAAACGGCGTCCTTGTTTCAATCCCCTGTCTTGAGGCAGGGGTCCTTCTGCCCTCTGCCCTCGTACTTCTGCCTTCTGAACAGGATGTAACTGAATTTTATGAAATTAGCAACTCCTTTGCTTGCGCTCGCTTTTACTGGCAACTTAATTCTCGCCGCTTGTTCAAATGCCCTTAGGACCTCATCTGTCGGCTATCAATCTGCCTCACCCTCGCAAGATGTGGTACAAAGCCCAATAGGCAATATGGATCGGGGTTCTATGAATATGAACCTGGGGCCCAAAGATGCAAATTTCGATTTGCGGTTCATTGATGGCATGACTCCCCATCATCAAGGAGCGGTGACAATGGCGCAAGAGGCTTTACAGAAGTCACAGCGACCAGAAATCAAGCAGCTAGCTCAAGCTATCATCAATGCTCAGGAAAAAGAAATTGCTCAGATGAAAGCATGGCGGACAGCTTGGTATCCGACTGCTAGTGCAAAACCTGTGATGTATGACGCTCAGATGAAAATGGACATGCCTATGACGGATTCTATGCGTTCTAGCATGATGATGAATGGCAATTTGGGAGCCGCAGATGATCGGTTTGATTTGCGCTTCCTCAACGCCATGCTGCCTCATCATCAAAGCGCACTGACGATGGCGAAAGAAGCTTTGGAGAAGAGCGATCGCCCTGAAACCAAAAAGCTGGCTCAAGATATTATCAATAGCCAGCAGCAAGAAATTTCTCACATGCAGCAGTGGAGAAAAGCATGGTATGGACAATAATTTAGCAAAGGTACAGAGATGAGACGGCGGTCTACAGCCGTTAAGGGGGCAGAGAAAATTGATTTTCACAGATATCTGACAAAAACCATGAAAGCAATTGCAGTTGATTACACTCGTCCTAACCATACACCAGAATGCTTTGCTGAAATTACGATTGAACAACCCACCATTGGGGCAAAAGATTTGCTAGTGCGCGTACAGGCAATATCAGTCAACCCAGTCGATTACAAAGTTCGTTCATCTATTCAAGACAAACAATCTACACCCCGAATTTTAGGATGGGATGCGGCTGGAGTGGTAGAACAGGTCGGGTTACAAGTCAGCTTGTTCAAGCCGGGAGACGAGGTATATTACGCAGGCAGTATTACCCGTCCTGGAAGTAACAGTGAGCTTCATGCTGTCGATGAACGAATTGTCGGTAGAAAACCTGCTTACCTTTCGTTTGAACAAGCGGCGGCACTACCATTGACTACCATTACAGCTTGGGAAGCGTTGTTTGAGCGAATGGCGATCGCCCCACAAACGTCAGCCAGTAAACGTGATAAACACATTCTGATTATTGGTGGTGCAGGTGGTGTCGGATCAATCGCCATCCAATTGGCAAAACAGGTTGCTGGACTAACGGTCATTGCAACAGCATCCCGACCTGAAACATTTGAGTGGTGTCTCAACATGGGAGCGGATTACACCATCAACCACCATCAACCATTCAAGACAGAACTTAAGAAGATTGGTATTCAGGAAGTAGATTATATTCTCTGTTTGAATGACACAGAGCAACATTTGGTAAATATGGCAGAGACGATTAAACCGCAAGGGAAAATCTGCTCGATCGTGGAAACAGAACATCCCCTCGACATGAATTTACTCAAGAACAAAAGTGTAACGTTTGCATGGGAGTTTATGTTTACGCGCTCTATGTATGAAACTGATGACATACAAGCTCAACATGAAATATTGAATAAAGTTTCTACATTAATAGATCAACAAGTAATTCAAAGTACAATGACCGAGCATTTGGGAGCTTTAAACCCAGAGAATCTCGCCAAAGCCCATACTCAACTGGAATCTGGGCGAACGATTGGCAAATTGGTTTTGTCCGGATTTGCCCAATAGCGTGGATAACTTTTTCAAACTCAATTTTACCAAGTTTAGAGTTAACTAGTGAAGAAGAAACTGCGCTTTTACTGCCATCAATTAGACTCATGCCAATCAAATCGTGTTTGATACAACAACGGAATCATATGAGGAAGCACTTAGCCATGCAATGCAGCTAACAAAGTTTGATTCGATTTCAATGTGCTGGAATTAATTGTCACCTTACAACAAGGAGCAAAGTACTGTGTTGCATTCAGAAGAAGCGATCGTCAGGACTCAAGGTCTCAAGCTCTGGTATAAAGTCTCCGGTACGGGTCCTATCTGTATCATGCCTACTCCAGGCTGGGGGCCGAGTTCAGATATGTACTTTCAGACATTGACCCCGCTCGAAACGATGTTCACCCTTGTCTATCTCGATACACGCGGCACTGGTCACTCAGAGCGACCGACACAAGCAAATGCGTATACATACGATCAATTCGCTGCCGATGTTGATGCGCTCCGATATCAATTAGGACAAGATCGCGTCTGGTTAATGGGACACTCTGAAGCTGGGCGTCACGCGCTCTATTATGCCTTACAGTACCCTGACCATTGTGCTGGTCTCATCCTTCTTGACGCAGTAAGCTTCCAAGATGAGCAGTCGCGTATGGATATGGAAGCACGTATCCAGAAACGCCAGCACGAACCCTGGTTTGACCTCGCTTACCAAGCCTTCACAAGTCAGAGGATGCCAGAGTCAGATGCAGCCTTGGCGACGTTGGTTCAAAGCATCTTGCCATTCTATTACTACGATGTCGCTAATATCGAGATGAATGCAGTCTACCATGCTGCAACCTCAATGTCTGTGGATGCGTTTAAGGGTTCTACTCAATGCCAGTGGCACAAAACCAATCTGATGCCGCGCCTTGGAGAGATACGTGTTCCAACCTTGGTTGTAGTTGGCAGCCATGACTTTATTTGCTCACCACTCCATGCTCATCGACTCCATATGGGAATTATAGGCTCTAAGCTCAT
It encodes the following:
- a CDS encoding AAA family ATPase; the protein is MIALPGIAIQDKIYESSNSLVYRGMKDDGVAIVVKMLKQDYPSPQELIRYRQEYRITSSLNLEGVIKAYSQQNYQRTLVMILEDFGGESLEQWMHKRPDIFCPMPLSTFLGLAIALTDILGKIHAANVIHKDINPGNIVLNLDTGVVKIIDFGIATQFNCTNPTFNSHYVIEGTLAYLSPEQTGRMNRLLDYRTDLYSLGVTFYELLTGHLPFQTMDMLELVHCHIAKRPPSPHEINTNIPKPVSDIILKLMAKNAEDRYQSAWGIKADLDICVQQLEEIGQIFSLHLARQNVSGQFQIPQKLYGRNKEVAILLAAFVRVACPEDNRVACPENNRISSLPNNLETISEREATGNSKFSVEMMLVSGYAGIGKSALVQEIYKPITQKRGYFISGKFDQFQRNIPYSAIADALRKLVQQILGEPEKQVQQWRSYLLTALGSNGQIIIDAIPEVELIIGKQPPVPSVGATEARNRFNRVFGQFVRVFCTKEHPLAIFLDDLQWIDSATLKLIELMLLDEQTQYLFLIGAYRDNEVNATHPLVLMLERLRKQGAVLKEIILAPLTLEALSQLIAETLYQDAETVRSLAELVLRKTEGNPFFINEFLRMLYSENLLTFDTQHLSWQWDIAQIQAQNITDNVVELMLLKLKKLPEVTQQILRLAACVGAEFDLETLSIVCEKSPKVVFQDLLAAIQVGLIQPLLELDENLLVQDYKFLHDRVQQAAYALIDGSQQQLVRLQIGHNLLEKTLPERLTDKLFEIVDHLNYGIELVTDRVERDEIAKLNLMAAYKAKGAIAYDVAAKYLDSGRLWLAASSWQTNYDLTLELYLETTEVAYLCGEFERVEDWVAIVIKEAKTILDSVKVYEVKIQTDIAQSQLLKAINTALSVLQQLGIDFPETPSQGDIQLELDAIASILSEKPIEDLIHLPQMTEPSQLAAMRILSKIAISAYIAAPNLMPLLVSQQVKLSVQYGNALVSPFAYANFGLILCAIVKDIESGYQFGKLALGMLSQSNSHGLKSRTLNIVNNFIIHWKEHARVLLKPLLEGYQSGLETGDLEFAAYCAYTYCFQSYANGKELVEVERDMAIYGKAIHQIKQETAHTWNRIFRQAIINLMGYSVNLTRLIGTSYNEENELSQYEAANDGSSIFAVYFNKLFLCYLFYEYAQAVENAVLAGSYLIRLTGTTLEPLYYLYDSLARLATYLDSSAQVQEEILEIVVISQKKMQQLAYYAPMNYLHKYQLVQAEMARVLGQLLEAEEFYEQAIVGARDNEYLQEEALAYELAAKFYLSRGREKFGQTYMKEAHYCYQRWGATAKVEDLENRYPQLFPQLSGGAYTPIDTTSRSTSNTSPVAFDLVTAIKASQAISSEIELDRLLCCLMKILIENAGAQTGFLILENSGKWVIEASGELIEGENVYATQLLQSIPTANHLPESIINYVIRTHECVILNDATREGNFIHESYIQDNQIPSILCLPLLNQGKLVGVLYLENKLAVGAFTPERSQILHLLSTQAAIAIENAKLYSQLRTSQSQMAQFLEAIPVGVAVVDTAGRPYFVNQRATQLTGKGVVCSVTADQLAQTYQIYLAGTDRPYPTEKLPAVLGLHGERSRIDDMEIQQNGKTIPIEVWGTPVFDEQGNVIYAIVAFQDITERKQTEQLVADYNRTLEQQVIERTLLLSQEIEERQRVEIALRHSEEQYRLTMDFTHIGSWSWNIIENTTDWNDNHARLLGLVPGEVESRTQAWRDRVHPEDIHRVEQVVEASLATHTDCEVEYRVIHPDGSIHWLISRGRGIYNSAGQPVRMLGVILDISELHNAALRERKLAEATSILEERNRMAREIHDTLAQAFTGILLNVGAATQVLTDDLEATQAHLEMVEDLAQTGLAEARRSVAALRPHLLEYGNLHSALYRLVAQMRAVADTSLIYEIKGTAYPMPAEVENNLLRIGQEALTNAVKYAHACEVRVELVYENTQCILRVKDNGRGFGVGSIPRVGGFGLLGMSERAENIGAQLRIVSQPGQGTEIVVIVNRE
- a CDS encoding cupin domain-containing protein, producing the protein MTQSFWLFGSCMRILADAATTAGQYDLVEEYILPGSQTPPHLHTRYSQQMYVLEGEVTVWAGDKKVVLSAGENLLIPIGTPHMVAVFGTKPARNLVINAPSGPARLIEAVGTQNETETPDMELLLKISAELGDEILGSPGALPFAVKEA
- a CDS encoding GMC oxidoreductase; the protein is MTIGIHWGIQIEAYIRDNCSTVYHPVGTCKMGTDSMAVVDPELRVHGVEGLRVVDASIVPTIATGNTNAPTIMIGEKAAALIKASRI
- a CDS encoding DUF305 domain-containing protein — translated: MNLGPKDANFDLRFIDGMTPHHQGAVTMAQEALQKSQRPEIKQLAQAIINAQEKEIAQMKAWRTAWYPTASAKPVMYDAQMKMDMPMTDSMRSSMMMNGNLGAADDRFDLRFLNAMLPHHQSALTMAKEALEKSDRPETKKLAQDIINSQQQEISHMQQWRKAWYGQ
- a CDS encoding zinc-binding alcohol dehydrogenase family protein produces the protein MRRRSTAVKGAEKIDFHRYLTKTMKAIAVDYTRPNHTPECFAEITIEQPTIGAKDLLVRVQAISVNPVDYKVRSSIQDKQSTPRILGWDAAGVVEQVGLQVSLFKPGDEVYYAGSITRPGSNSELHAVDERIVGRKPAYLSFEQAAALPLTTITAWEALFERMAIAPQTSASKRDKHILIIGGAGGVGSIAIQLAKQVAGLTVIATASRPETFEWCLNMGADYTINHHQPFKTELKKIGIQEVDYILCLNDTEQHLVNMAETIKPQGKICSIVETEHPLDMNLLKNKSVTFAWEFMFTRSMYETDDIQAQHEILNKVSTLIDQQVIQSTMTEHLGALNPENLAKAHTQLESGRTIGKLVLSGFAQ
- a CDS encoding alpha/beta fold hydrolase translates to MLHSEEAIVRTQGLKLWYKVSGTGPICIMPTPGWGPSSDMYFQTLTPLETMFTLVYLDTRGTGHSERPTQANAYTYDQFAADVDALRYQLGQDRVWLMGHSEAGRHALYYALQYPDHCAGLILLDAVSFQDEQSRMDMEARIQKRQHEPWFDLAYQAFTSQRMPESDAALATLVQSILPFYYYDVANIEMNAVYHAATSMSVDAFKGSTQCQWHKTNLMPRLGEIRVPTLVVVGSHDFICSPLHAHRLHMGIIGSKLILIENAGHFSWFEQPDLFFSKVKEGLTTVQ